The proteins below are encoded in one region of Candidatus Beckwithbacteria bacterium:
- a CDS encoding nucleotidyl transferase AbiEii/AbiGii toxin family protein — protein MLTKILTKNQQELLPLISQFSPQFYLVGGTALTLQLGHRRSIDFDLFSEKDFRNDLIIKKINRYYPISQTYINSKDELTVKVNQVKMSWYNFPFVVPHEVSCEKIITMPDVLTISAMKVYALGQRAKWKDYVDLYFIFRKYSLVEVVNRASQLFPNHINERLLREQLDYFADVDYSEDIEYLPGMAVKDEIIKEELKKIAVS, from the coding sequence ATGCTGACTAAAATTTTAACAAAAAATCAGCAGGAATTACTGCCTTTAATCAGCCAATTCTCTCCGCAGTTTTATTTGGTTGGCGGAACGGCGTTGACGCTGCAGTTGGGCCATCGGCGGTCGATTGATTTTGATCTGTTTTCAGAGAAAGATTTTAGAAATGACCTGATTATTAAAAAAATTAACCGGTATTATCCGATCAGCCAAACTTATATTAATAGTAAAGATGAATTAACAGTTAAGGTAAATCAGGTAAAAATGAGTTGGTATAATTTTCCTTTCGTTGTACCGCACGAAGTTAGTTGCGAAAAAATCATCACCATGCCGGATGTATTAACGATCTCTGCCATGAAAGTTTATGCCTTGGGCCAGCGGGCGAAATGGAAGGATTACGTGGACTTGTATTTTATTTTCAGAAAATATTCGTTAGTAGAAGTTGTCAATCGGGCGAGTCAGTTATTTCCTAATCATATTAATGAACGTTTGCTGCGGGAGCAACTGGATTATTTTGCGGATGTTGATTATTCCGAAGATATAGAATACCTGCCGGGAATGGCGGTGAAAGATGAGATTATCAAAGAGGAGTTAAAAAAAATTGCAGTCAGTTAA
- the def gene encoding peptide deformylase → MILNYPNPILRQTAKPVKTINEEIRELAKNLLATVIPDPREPLGVGLAANQIGSLWRVFVMMFPTKKIEVIINPQILKSSKKMLSSLPKNDQFLEGCLSFPGYYGFVDRPVKIKVSYQTLSSLTKTVRLTAPYSIYFQHELDHLNGILFIDYIKKSDEQLYFGSGRDHLKPVKNPF, encoded by the coding sequence ATGATATTAAATTACCCTAACCCCATCCTGCGCCAAACCGCTAAACCTGTCAAAACTATTAACGAAGAAATTCGCGAGCTGGCCAAAAATTTGCTGGCCACGGTTATTCCCGATCCCCGGGAACCGCTCGGCGTCGGCCTGGCCGCCAACCAAATCGGCTCTCTTTGGCGTGTCTTTGTCATGATGTTCCCTACTAAAAAAATTGAAGTAATTATTAATCCCCAGATTTTAAAATCTTCAAAAAAAATGCTTTCGTCTTTACCCAAAAACGACCAATTTCTTGAAGGTTGTCTGTCTTTCCCCGGTTACTACGGCTTTGTTGACCGGCCGGTAAAAATTAAAGTTTCCTACCAAACTCTCAGCAGTCTGACAAAAACAGTCCGCCTGACCGCCCCTTACTCGATTTACTTTCAGCACGAACTCGACCACCTAAACGGCATCTTATTTATTGATTATATTAAAAAGTCAGATGAACAGCTTTATTTCGGCTCCGGCCGCGACCACCTCAAACCAGTTAAAAATCCGTTTTAA